Below is a window of Sulfitobacter sp. BSw21498 DNA.
ACCTGAAACGGCTTGGGCGAATTCATACCATCGCAGAGGGACTGGCAGCGTTCGATATTGCCCGCACGACATTCGACCGCGTCAGCTTTGATCTTATCTATGGGCGTCAGAACCAGACTTTGGTCGACTGGCAGGCCGAACTGAAGCAGGCCCTATCCCTCGCGATAGACCATATGTCTTTGTACCAATTGACGATCGAACAAGGCACCGCCTTTGGGGATCGCTACGCGATCGGAAAGCTTCGCGGGCTTCCCACTGATGACCTTGGTGCCGATATGTATGCAGCAACCCAAGACATCTGCGGAGAGATGGGCATGCCATCTTACGAGGTGTCTAACCATGCGCGCGACGGCGCCCAATCGCGGCATAACCTCATCTACTGGCGGTACGGCGATTATCTGGGTATCGGCCCCGGGGCGCATGGACGTTTGACCCAGAATGGCAATCGATTTGCGACCGAATGCTTCAGCAACCCCAAACGCTGGCTCGACGCGAGCGTAAGTGGGGCCACAGAAAAACCCCGCGAGCTGCTTACCACCGAGGATCAAGGCAGCGAGTTTCTGATGATGGGCCTACGCTTGAAAGAAGGTGTTGACCTTCGACGTTACGAGGCCCTTGCGGGTGCCCCCCTATCGACAAAAAAAATCACCCAGATGCAGGACATCGGGATGATTTCTAGGGTTCATGATCAGCTTTTTGTCACTCATCAGGGTTTTATGGTGCTGAACGCTATCCTGGCCGAGCTATTGTCCGATTAAGAAGCCGACAAACGTTGGCAGAGTTCGTCCAGCTCATCCATGGTCGTGTAATGCAGTACCATCTGGCCGG
It encodes the following:
- the hemW gene encoding radical SAM family heme chaperone HemW, encoding MIEDWRQGGFGLYIHWPFCEAKCPYCDFNSHVSRSIDQRAWRDAYLSELERGAAETQGRVLNAVFFGGGTPSLMDPDVVADVIAAIRRLWPTANDLEITLEANPGSVEADRFAAFRQAGVNRISMGIQALNDADLKRLGRIHTIAEGLAAFDIARTTFDRVSFDLIYGRQNQTLVDWQAELKQALSLAIDHMSLYQLTIEQGTAFGDRYAIGKLRGLPTDDLGADMYAATQDICGEMGMPSYEVSNHARDGAQSRHNLIYWRYGDYLGIGPGAHGRLTQNGNRFATECFSNPKRWLDASVSGATEKPRELLTTEDQGSEFLMMGLRLKEGVDLRRYEALAGAPLSTKKITQMQDIGMISRVHDQLFVTHQGFMVLNAILAELLSD